In a single window of the Pseudomonas oryzihabitans genome:
- a CDS encoding aldolase, with protein MSVEARLREEICTVGASLYARGYTVGSAGNISARLEDGWLITPTDACLGRLDPAAIAKVGLNGDWVSGDKPSKTLALHRQVYDRNPGVGGVVHTHSTHLVALTLAGVWRPDDILPPITPYQVMKVGHIPLIPYARPGAASVAEQVAQLANRVRGVMLERLGPVVWESSVSKASFALEELEETARLWLLTEPRPAPLDAAALAELAETFGAVW; from the coding sequence ATGAGCGTCGAAGCCCGTCTCCGCGAAGAAATCTGCACCGTCGGCGCCAGCCTCTATGCCCGCGGCTACACCGTGGGCAGCGCCGGCAACATCAGCGCCCGCCTGGAAGACGGCTGGCTGATCACCCCCACCGACGCCTGCCTGGGTCGCCTGGATCCGGCCGCCATCGCCAAGGTCGGCCTGAATGGCGACTGGGTCTCCGGCGACAAGCCGTCCAAGACCCTGGCCCTGCATCGTCAGGTCTATGATCGCAACCCAGGCGTGGGCGGCGTGGTGCACACCCACTCCACCCACCTGGTGGCCCTGACCCTGGCCGGCGTCTGGCGCCCCGACGACATCCTGCCGCCGATCACCCCCTACCAAGTGATGAAGGTCGGCCATATCCCGCTGATCCCCTATGCCCGTCCCGGCGCCGCCAGCGTCGCCGAGCAGGTGGCGCAACTGGCCAACCGGGTAAGGGGCGTGATGCTCGAACGCCTCGGCCCGGTGGTCTGGGAGAGCAGCGTGAGCAAGGCCAGCTTCGCCCTGGAGGAGCTGGAAGAAACCGCGCGGCTGTGGCTGCTGACCGAGCCGCGACCGGCGCCGCTCGATGCTGCCGCCCTGGCCGAACTGGCGGAGACCTTCGGCGCCGTCTGGTGA
- a CDS encoding SLC13 family permease yields the protein MSPLLLVLIAAAGIALLLFLVLKYKFQPFVALMLVSILVALAAGVEPSKLVATIEGGMGKILGHIAIIIALGAMIGRIIELSGGAEALAKTLIERFGNRRTPLALTLAGFLVGIPVFFEVGVIVLMPLAYGIARTARKPLIVFALPMCATMLTVHAMLPPHPGAVAAAGQLGADLGRVLLFGLPLTAVLALIGWWVAGRMTRRHYPMTDDIRSDVYGPQITDTHLQQWGRGQDMAPGLPSLGAAAVKVDETPAGLAAGLPPAPAPGFGLVVTLILLPIVLILLGTLATSWLPAGNLLRDIFTVIGAPLVALLIDTLLCAYVLGFRRGWSREQVSDVIGSALPGVAMVILIAGAGGVFGKVLVDTGIGAVVSELLRATGLPVLALGFVLTLLLRAVQGSTTVALVTTAGILGPLIATLDLSANHMALLCLAMGAGGLAVSHINDAGYWIFTKLVGLSVADGLRTWTVLTTLLGCLGFTITLLLWPFV from the coding sequence ATGAGTCCATTGCTCCTGGTCCTCATCGCCGCGGCGGGCATCGCCCTGCTGCTGTTCCTGGTCCTCAAGTACAAGTTCCAGCCCTTCGTGGCGCTGATGCTGGTGAGCATCCTGGTGGCCCTGGCGGCCGGGGTGGAACCGTCCAAGCTGGTGGCCACCATCGAAGGCGGCATGGGCAAGATCCTTGGCCACATCGCCATCATCATCGCCCTGGGCGCCATGATCGGCCGCATCATCGAACTCTCCGGCGGCGCCGAGGCCCTGGCCAAGACGCTGATTGAGCGCTTCGGCAACAGACGCACGCCACTGGCCCTGACCCTTGCCGGCTTCCTGGTCGGCATCCCGGTGTTCTTCGAAGTCGGGGTGATCGTGCTGATGCCGCTGGCCTATGGCATCGCCCGCACCGCGCGCAAACCGCTGATCGTCTTTGCCCTGCCAATGTGCGCCACCATGCTCACCGTGCACGCCATGCTGCCGCCCCATCCGGGCGCCGTTGCCGCCGCCGGCCAATTGGGCGCCGACCTGGGTCGGGTGCTGCTGTTCGGCCTGCCGCTCACCGCCGTGCTGGCCCTGATCGGCTGGTGGGTGGCCGGGCGCATGACCCGTCGTCACTACCCCATGACCGACGACATCCGCAGCGACGTCTATGGTCCGCAGATCACCGACACCCATCTGCAGCAGTGGGGCCGCGGCCAGGACATGGCCCCCGGCCTGCCCAGCCTCGGCGCCGCCGCGGTCAAGGTCGACGAGACCCCGGCCGGCCTCGCCGCCGGCCTGCCGCCCGCCCCGGCCCCCGGCTTCGGCCTGGTGGTGACCCTGATCCTGCTGCCCATCGTGCTGATCCTGCTGGGCACCCTGGCCACCAGCTGGCTACCGGCCGGCAACCTGCTGCGCGACATCTTCACCGTGATTGGCGCGCCCCTGGTGGCGCTGCTGATCGACACCCTGCTGTGCGCCTATGTGCTGGGTTTCCGCCGCGGCTGGTCGCGCGAGCAGGTCTCGGACGTCATCGGCTCGGCGCTGCCCGGCGTGGCCATGGTCATCCTCATCGCCGGTGCCGGCGGCGTCTTCGGCAAGGTCCTGGTGGACACCGGTATCGGCGCGGTGGTCTCGGAGCTGCTGCGCGCCACCGGCCTGCCGGTGCTGGCGCTGGGCTTCGTGCTGACCCTGCTGCTGCGCGCGGTCCAGGGTTCCACCACCGTGGCCCTGGTCACCACCGCCGGCATCCTCGGCCCGCTAATTGCCACCCTGGACCTCTCGGCCAACCACATGGCCCTGCTCTGCCTGGCCATGGGCGCCGGTGGTCTGGCCGTGTCGCACATCAACGACGCCGGCTACTGGATCTTCACCAAGCTGGTCGGCCTGAGCGTCGCCGACGGCTTGCGCACCTGGACCGTCCTGACCACCCTGCTGGGGTGCCTGGGTTTCACCATCACCCTGCTGCTCTGGCCCTTCGTCTGA
- the otnI gene encoding 2-oxo-tetronate isomerase, translating to MPRFAANLSMLYPEHAFLDRFAAAAADGFQAVEYLFPYEHSAAEIKARLDAAGLTQVLFNAPPGDWAAGERGLAALPGREAECRAGIDRALEYAAVLGNRLVHVMAGLLPAEVDRARARDTYLGNLTYAAEQAAKAGVTILIEPINGRDMPGYFLNRQDDAQAIRQAIGANNLKVQFDCYHCQIVEGDVSKTFERDFAGIGHVQIAGVPDRHEPDLGELHYPYLFERFDALGYDGWIGCEYRPRGDTSAGLEWLRKLKA from the coding sequence ATGCCTCGTTTTGCCGCCAACCTCAGCATGCTCTACCCCGAGCATGCCTTTCTCGACCGCTTCGCCGCCGCCGCCGCGGACGGCTTCCAGGCCGTGGAATACCTCTTCCCCTACGAGCACAGCGCCGCCGAGATCAAGGCGCGCCTGGACGCCGCCGGCCTGACCCAGGTGCTGTTCAACGCCCCGCCCGGTGACTGGGCGGCCGGCGAACGCGGCCTGGCTGCCCTGCCCGGCCGCGAAGCCGAATGCCGCGCCGGTATCGACCGCGCGCTGGAATACGCCGCCGTGCTGGGCAATCGCCTGGTACACGTCATGGCCGGGCTGCTGCCCGCCGAGGTCGACCGGGCCCGCGCCCGCGACACCTACCTGGGCAACCTGACCTATGCCGCCGAACAGGCGGCCAAGGCCGGGGTGACGATCCTCATCGAGCCCATCAACGGGCGCGACATGCCCGGCTACTTCCTCAATCGCCAGGACGACGCCCAGGCCATCCGCCAGGCCATAGGCGCCAACAATCTCAAGGTGCAGTTCGACTGCTACCACTGCCAGATCGTCGAGGGTGACGTCAGCAAGACCTTCGAACGAGACTTCGCCGGCATCGGCCATGTGCAGATCGCCGGAGTGCCCGATCGCCACGAACCAGACCTGGGCGAGTTGCACTATCCCTACCTGTTCGAGCGCTTCGACGCCCTCGGCTACGACGGCTGGATCGGCTGCGAATACCGTCCGCGGGGCGACACCTCGGCCGGGTTGGAGTGGCTGCGCAAGCTCAAGGCCTGA
- the xseA gene encoding exodeoxyribonuclease VII large subunit, whose amino-acid sequence MFKDPFARLGLDREVLSVSQLNSRARVLLEDVFAQVWVEGEISNLAKPASGHLYFTLKDGQAQVRCALFRQHASRVRQALRDGLAVKVRGKVSLFEGRGDYQLILDSVEPAGDGALRLAFEALKERLAAEGLFATERKRTLPAHPQRIGIVSSPTGAVIRDIVSVFKRRAPQVELTLIPTAVQGREATAQIVRALQLADRQGFDALILARGGGSLEDLWCFNEEPVARALAACQTPVVSAVGHETDVSIADFVADVRAPTPSAAAELLAPHSADLRQRLDGLHRQLLLRMRERLARERLRLDACSRRLRHPGERLRQQAQRLDDLDLRLRRAYVIAQNRRRDRLAHLDTRLAGQHPGRQLALLRQRLEQLAEQLPRVMQRQLKERQQRLAGVVQTLQIVSPLATLGRGYSILLDERGQAVRAAGQVQPGQRLHARLAEGELEVRVLDNHQAPVTLSLLD is encoded by the coding sequence ATGTTCAAGGATCCCTTCGCCCGCCTCGGTCTCGACCGCGAGGTGCTCAGCGTCAGCCAGCTCAACAGCCGCGCCCGGGTGCTGCTGGAAGACGTCTTCGCCCAGGTCTGGGTCGAGGGCGAGATCTCCAACCTGGCCAAGCCGGCCTCGGGCCACCTGTACTTCACCCTCAAGGACGGCCAGGCCCAGGTGCGCTGCGCGCTGTTCCGCCAGCACGCCAGCCGGGTACGGCAAGCCCTGCGCGACGGCCTGGCGGTCAAGGTACGCGGCAAGGTCTCGCTGTTCGAAGGCCGCGGCGACTACCAGCTGATCCTCGACAGCGTCGAGCCGGCCGGCGACGGCGCCCTACGTCTGGCCTTCGAGGCCCTCAAGGAACGTTTGGCCGCCGAAGGCCTCTTCGCCACCGAACGCAAGCGAACGCTGCCCGCCCATCCCCAGCGCATCGGCATCGTTTCCTCGCCTACTGGCGCGGTAATCCGCGACATCGTCAGCGTCTTCAAACGGCGGGCACCTCAGGTCGAACTGACGCTGATTCCTACCGCGGTGCAGGGCCGCGAGGCCACTGCCCAGATCGTCCGCGCCTTGCAACTGGCCGACCGCCAGGGCTTCGACGCCCTGATCCTGGCCCGCGGCGGCGGTTCGCTGGAAGACCTCTGGTGCTTCAACGAAGAACCCGTAGCCCGCGCTCTGGCGGCCTGCCAGACCCCGGTGGTGAGCGCCGTGGGCCACGAGACCGATGTCTCCATCGCCGACTTCGTCGCCGATGTCCGCGCACCCACCCCTTCGGCCGCGGCGGAATTGCTCGCCCCCCATAGCGCCGACCTGCGCCAGCGCCTGGACGGTCTGCACCGCCAGTTGCTCCTGCGCATGCGCGAGCGCCTGGCCCGCGAGCGACTGCGCCTGGACGCCTGCAGCCGGCGCCTGCGTCATCCTGGCGAGCGCCTGCGTCAGCAGGCCCAACGCCTGGATGATCTGGATCTGCGTCTGCGGCGCGCCTATGTCATCGCCCAGAATCGTCGACGCGATCGCCTGGCCCACCTGGATACCCGCCTGGCCGGCCAGCATCCCGGGCGCCAACTGGCCTTGCTGCGCCAGCGCCTGGAGCAGCTCGCCGAACAACTACCTCGGGTCATGCAACGACAGCTGAAGGAACGTCAGCAACGCCTGGCTGGCGTGGTCCAGACCCTACAGATCGTCAGCCCGCTGGCCACCCTGGGCCGCGGCTACAGCATCCTCCTCGACGAACGCGGCCAGGCCGTGCGTGCGGCCGGCCAGGTACAGCCCGGTCAGAGGCTCCATGCCCGCCTGGCCGAAGGCGAACTGGAGGTACGGGTGCTGGACAATCACCAGGCACCGGTCACCCTGTCGTTGCTGGACTGA
- a CDS encoding L-dopachrome tautomerase-related protein, with product MSRPALSRLALATLLTALPLAPAAFAAESSAKLEKVASFDHQVTGVTVSENGRIFVNFPRWTEDSEVSVAELKPDGSLVPYPDPAWNGWRNAKRDELTPGNHWVCVQSVVADGRGNLWVIDPGAPAQALVVPGAPKLVKIDLASNQVSKVYALDESVAPQGSYLNDVRLSPDGRHAYITDSGARGALVVLDLDSGKARRALDGDPSTQAEKGVKVKADGKPLMRPDGRGVEFSADGIALSPAGDYLYWQAVKGNTLYRIATASLQGDELASLPAKVEKVGENGPADGLLMDPQGRLYVSAVEEHAVKVRENGQLTTLVQDKQLIWPDTFGRGPDGTVYVTDSRIPEMNFFDPKQKPALETVLYKIVPN from the coding sequence ATGTCCAGACCCGCCCTCAGCCGCCTCGCCTTGGCCACGCTATTGACCGCCCTGCCCCTGGCACCTGCCGCCTTTGCCGCCGAGTCCAGCGCCAAGCTGGAAAAGGTCGCCAGCTTCGACCATCAGGTCACTGGCGTTACCGTCAGCGAGAACGGTCGGATCTTCGTCAACTTCCCGCGCTGGACCGAGGACAGCGAAGTCTCGGTAGCTGAACTCAAACCCGACGGTAGTTTGGTGCCCTATCCGGATCCGGCCTGGAACGGCTGGCGCAATGCCAAGCGCGATGAGCTGACGCCAGGCAATCACTGGGTGTGCGTGCAATCCGTGGTGGCCGACGGCCGTGGCAATCTCTGGGTCATCGACCCGGGCGCCCCAGCCCAGGCTCTGGTGGTGCCAGGGGCACCCAAGCTGGTGAAGATCGACTTGGCCAGCAACCAGGTGAGCAAGGTCTACGCGCTGGACGAGAGCGTGGCGCCCCAGGGCAGCTACCTCAACGACGTCCGTCTCAGTCCGGATGGCCGCCATGCCTACATCACCGATTCCGGCGCACGCGGGGCCCTGGTGGTGCTGGACCTGGACAGCGGCAAGGCGCGCCGCGCCCTGGATGGCGATCCCAGCACCCAGGCCGAGAAGGGCGTCAAGGTCAAGGCTGACGGCAAGCCGCTGATGCGTCCGGATGGCCGTGGCGTGGAATTCTCCGCCGATGGTATTGCCCTTTCCCCGGCCGGTGACTATCTCTACTGGCAGGCGGTCAAGGGCAACACCCTCTATCGCATCGCTACCGCCAGTCTGCAGGGCGATGAGCTCGCCAGCCTGCCGGCCAAGGTGGAAAAGGTCGGCGAGAACGGCCCGGCCGATGGCCTGCTGATGGATCCGCAAGGGCGTCTCTATGTCAGCGCGGTGGAAGAGCATGCGGTGAAGGTCCGCGAGAACGGTCAGCTCACTACCCTGGTACAGGACAAGCAGCTGATCTGGCCGGACACCTTTGGCCGCGGCCCGGATGGCACCGTCTATGTCACGGATTCGCGCATCCCCGAGATGAATTTCTTCGATCCAAAACAGAAGCCGGCGCTGGAAACCGTGCTCTACAAGATCGTCCCCAACTGA
- a CDS encoding peptidoglycan DD-metalloendopeptidase family protein has product MSRLLPLLCCLFLALPAHAGTYLQRLLDKPVPGGVAVVPIPGDAAPRVRYQGKPVLVVKDGNGWVAIVGIPLGTAAGRQPLEVIGATPLAFTVGSRHYAEQRITLKNQRQVTPNPEDLKRFERELAEQQAAYRLFSSNQPSNLLLDKPVDGPLSSPFGLRRFFNGQERNPHSGLDFAVPAGTPVKAPAAGKVVLVGDYFFNGKTVFVDHGQGLISMFCHLSRIDVQVGQEVPRGGVVGRVGSTGRATGPHLHWNVSLNDVRVDPSIFIGAFKP; this is encoded by the coding sequence ATGTCCCGCCTGCTGCCGCTGCTCTGCTGCCTGTTCCTCGCCCTGCCCGCCCATGCCGGTACCTACCTGCAACGCCTGCTGGACAAACCCGTGCCGGGCGGCGTCGCCGTGGTCCCTATCCCGGGTGACGCCGCGCCGCGGGTGCGCTACCAGGGCAAGCCGGTGCTGGTGGTCAAGGACGGCAACGGCTGGGTAGCCATCGTCGGTATCCCCCTGGGCACCGCAGCAGGCCGCCAGCCATTGGAAGTCATCGGCGCCACGCCCCTGGCGTTCACGGTCGGTAGCCGGCACTACGCCGAGCAGCGCATCACCCTGAAGAACCAGCGCCAAGTCACGCCCAATCCCGAAGACCTGAAGCGTTTCGAGCGCGAACTGGCCGAACAGCAGGCCGCCTACCGATTGTTCTCGTCCAACCAGCCCAGCAACCTGCTGCTGGACAAGCCCGTGGACGGTCCGCTCTCCAGTCCCTTCGGCCTGCGCCGCTTCTTCAACGGCCAGGAGCGTAACCCGCACTCGGGCCTGGACTTCGCCGTGCCTGCCGGCACCCCGGTCAAGGCCCCGGCCGCCGGCAAGGTGGTACTGGTGGGTGACTACTTCTTCAACGGCAAGACGGTGTTCGTCGATCACGGGCAGGGCCTGATCAGCATGTTCTGCCACCTCTCGCGCATCGACGTGCAGGTCGGCCAGGAGGTCCCGCGTGGCGGCGTGGTCGGTCGCGTCGGCAGCACCGGCCGCGCCACGGGTCCGCACCTGCACTGGAACGTCAGTCTCAACGACGTACGGGTCGACCCGAGCATCTTCATTGGCGCCTTCAAGCCCTGA
- a CDS encoding DUF488 family protein produces MILTLGHSNHPLARYIELLQAQEVTAVADVRSQPYSRHVPQYRREALREGLAAAGIAYVFLGQELGARSPDPAHYEDGQVRYDRLAASALFQRGLLRLEQGQARWRIALLCAERDPLTCHRGLLVAPCLMQRGLAVTHIHPDGRLESQAELEDRLLATSGLADGDLFSSREERFARAYARHGWG; encoded by the coding sequence ATGATCCTGACCCTCGGGCATTCCAATCACCCACTGGCGCGCTATATCGAACTGCTGCAGGCGCAGGAGGTAACGGCCGTGGCCGATGTGCGCTCGCAGCCCTATAGCCGACACGTGCCCCAATATCGCCGAGAGGCCTTGCGCGAAGGGCTGGCGGCCGCCGGGATCGCCTATGTGTTCCTGGGCCAGGAGCTGGGCGCACGCAGCCCGGATCCGGCGCACTACGAGGATGGGCAGGTGCGCTATGACCGCTTGGCCGCCAGTGCGCTGTTTCAGCGGGGACTGCTACGCCTGGAGCAAGGTCAGGCGCGCTGGCGGATCGCCCTGCTGTGCGCGGAGCGCGATCCCCTGACCTGTCACCGTGGATTGCTGGTAGCGCCCTGTCTGATGCAGCGGGGCCTGGCGGTCACTCATATCCACCCGGACGGTCGGCTGGAAAGCCAGGCCGAGCTGGAGGACCGGCTATTGGCCACGAGCGGCCTGGCGGACGGCGATCTGTTCAGTTCGCGAGAGGAACGGTTCGCGCGGGCCTATGCCCGCCACGGCTGGGGCTAG